Genomic DNA from Erythrobacter aureus:
CGTGAATGGCCTGCCGGCCGCGTATGGCACTGCGCGGGTCAATTCGAACAGCGGTCAGGTCGACGTCACGGTTTTCGCCTACGAGTTTTCCAATGATCGGGCTTACCACTTCCTCGCCATTACACCGGCGGGACGGGCGTCCACGTTCAACCAGATGTTCTCCTCGATGCGGCGGATCGATGCGCGAACTGCGGCCAATGTCATACCGCGCGTGATCGATGTGGTGACGGTGCAGAGCGGTGACACGGTTAAATCGCTCGCACGGCGGATGGCTTACAGCGACAGCCAGGTGGAGCGCTTCCGCGTATTGAATGGACTAACCTCGAACGAGAATGTCCGGCCGGGCCAGAAGATAAAAATCGTCGTCCGGGGTCGGTAAGGCCGGACGACCACATCATGCACGAAAAAGGGCGGCGGGTTCTACCCGCCGCCCTGATCTTTAGTTCCTGATCTCTTAACTATTCTTTCGCTTCTTTGTTCGCCTCGCTCATCGTGGTCGAGACCTTGTTGAAGGTCGAGCTCAGTTCGCCCCCGAGGCTGTTCATCGCGGTAATCGCGGCAACGGCGATCAGCGCGGCAATGAGGCCATATTCAATGGCGGTTGCACCTTCTTCGTCGCGGCGCAGCTTGCGGAAAAACTTCATCTGTCGTCTCCTGGTTCAGTCTTCGTACCCGGCTCGTTCCGTAAATACGGTTCGAGCAATTTCGCTTTCTGCATGGAAGAGATTGAAAAACTCCTAATCCCCATGGCCATGCCGATTGCCCCGTTAGATGCCTATCGCCGCAACCACCGCGGTTTCGACTTTCGACCACATGGCGATTACCGAAGCACCGAATGATTGGATCGCACCAACCATGGCGAGAAAGATCAGAGCGAGGATCAGCCCGTATTCGACGGCAGTGGCACCGCGTGTGTCACGTCCCAGTTTGTGCAGGAAATTGACCATTCGCGTTGCCCCAATCGCCACTTGTCCAAGCTGACGGTAGGGGAGTACGGCCAAGCCGGTTAAAAAAGCGTTGAGAAGGCCTGAGGTTTTGGAAAAAATCCCGACATGGACCTGTGTCGTCGCCTTGGCCCTGTCCGACGGTCGGGGGCAATGGCTGATGCAGCGGAGACCGGACGACAAGCACCATGGCGGCCTGTGGGAATTTCCCGGCGGCAAGGTCGAAACGGGCGAAAAACCGCGAGATGCGTTGGTGCGTGAGATCGACGAGGAACTCGGCATTACGATTCGAAAAAGCGATCTCATGCCCGTTGCCTTCGCGGAAGAAGGCGCAGTTGAAGGTCGTCCGCCGATTGTCATATTGCTTTACAGATCGCTGTATGACGGCAGCCCGCTATGCGCTCGGGAAGGCGGCGAACTCGGCTGGTTCGACCCACAGGGGGTTGCGCGACTGGACAAACCGCCATTGGATATCTCACTGACGACGCAGTTGTTCGAAAAACTGTGATTTAGGGATTGCCAAGACGCAGGCGCCTGCCTATTTGGCGCCCTCCAAGCGCGCCCGTAGCTCAGCTGGATAGAGCACCAGACTACGAATCTGGGGGCCGGAGGTTCGAATCCTTCCGGGCGCGCCAATTTCCCATGGAAGTACGCACTGGGGGCGTGTTGCCTTCGAGAGTGCTCACCGCCTGAACCAGGCTAGCCACCGGACCGCGCACGACGGTGATACGGGGCCTTGCGATTGCGTGTTCGCGGGCGGATGGTCTGCGTAGTTGTCTCGCAAAATATGACTGCTTGGCCTGGACGTGTGGACGATGAAGCGAATTTGGCTGCTTG
This window encodes:
- a CDS encoding NUDIX domain-containing protein → MQRRPDDKHHGGLWEFPGGKVETGEKPRDALVREIDEELGITIRKSDLMPVAFAEEGAVEGRPPIVILLYRSLYDGSPLCAREGGELGWFDPQGVARLDKPPLDISLTTQLFEKL
- a CDS encoding Flp family type IVb pilin; this translates as MKFFRKLRRDEEGATAIEYGLIAALIAVAAITAMNSLGGELSSTFNKVSTTMSEANKEAKE
- a CDS encoding Flp family type IVb pilin, with amino-acid sequence MVNFLHKLGRDTRGATAVEYGLILALIFLAMVGAIQSFGASVIAMWSKVETAVVAAIGI